AAAAAGTGCTAAGATTAATGGAGTATAATCCTTTTCATCCTTCATTAAGACTCCACAAATTAGAAGGTAAATTATCCCATTTTTACTCAGTTTCTATAAATATGAATTATAGAATAATCATTGAATTAATTATTGATAATGAAAAAATAATTTTAATAAATATAGGTTCTCATGATGAGATATATTAATAAAAATTTATTTTTTTAGAAAAAAAAGCTTTATGATGGTGCCGCGACCTTTGAGGGAGTTGACTGAGAGCTGGGCGTTTTGGAAGATGATGAATCTTTCGAGGAAGATGCTTCCAAGTCCTGTGCCGTTTTCTTTTGTGGTAAAGAATGGTTTTAAGAATCTGGCTTTTTCTTCTTCTGTCATGCCAATTCCATTATCACAGAACAACAATTTATAACCGTCTTTTTTTTCGTAAATGCCGACGGTTATATTTTTTTTGCTTTTTTTCATGAGAACGGCATCAACAGAGTTTTGAATTATATTCGCTACTGCTGATTTAAATAAGGCTATATCGCTCTGTATATATATATCAGCTTTTTCTTTAATGGTAAAAGTTATTTCTGGATAGGTATTCTGAAAGATTTTTAAGGTATCTTTTATTATTTTGTTTATGTTTATTTCTTCTATAACTTCTTCCATTTTAAATAATTCCAGCGTTTCTTTTATGATGTTTTGTATGTTGTTTATTTCGTTTTCGAGTTTTTTTAGATATTTTTCGTCTTTTGTAATTTCATACATTTGAAAGACCATTTTTAGTCTGGCTATAGGTGTTTTTAAGCCGTGCGAAGCATCTGCTAATATTTCACCAAGTCTCGCAAAGTGTCTGGAGTCTTCAAGGGTTTTTTTCATTTTTTTGTAATCTGTTATGTCATTAATTACAAGGATTATAAAATTGTTTTTTTTGCTGACGATAATTTGAAGGTTTTTCTTTAGCTTTTTTGAATATACGTCATATATTCCTGTTATTGCTGGAATTTTTATTCCTGATTTTATTAATATTTTTGATAATGGCATTCCGTATTTTAGGGTTACACTATGAAATATTTCCCTGGCTTTTAGATTTGTTTTTTGAAGAATTGCTTCGTTATCAAATACGAGAATTCCTGCCCCCATTGTGTCGAATATGGCATTGAATTTGTCATAATACTCTTTTAACCCTTCTCTTTCTTTGGTTAATAGTATTGAATATGTTCTAACCATTTCATCAAGCTCTCTGAATATTCCTGAATACTGGAGATTATAATTTTTGTAATTATATGCATTTCCTTTGTGAAGTATTCTTAACAGGCGTTTTTCAACGAATATTGCGATAAGCACATATAACGCAAAAAAGCTTATTGGTATTAAATACCAATAAGCCATTAATTTAAATATATACATGAATATTATTAATATTACTGTATGAATAACAGAGATTTTTTCGGCTATATCCCAGCCAAGCAGTTTACGGTATTTTATTCTTCTTTTCTTTTTAATGTTATTTCTACCCCTTCTGTATCAAGTTTCATGTATTCTTTAGCATTTCCCTGATTTATTGCTATTTCGAGATGACCTGAGCTTTCCGGGTGTATTAATAATTCCCCTGGCAATACATCTGAGAATACTCTTTCATAATATGCTTCGAATTTCTGATCTTCTATCTGTATTATTATTTTATCGTCTTTTTTGAATAATGTATCGCCCATTTCTGCTGGAATATTTGTTTGAACGTTTCCAAATGTGTCCCAGAATACTATTTCGCCTTCAAGATAATCATTTTTTATTTCTGGCTTTTTGTATCTAAATAGATTGATGTCTTCAAGTTCTGGACCGAATTCTTCTATTGGCACACCTTTTGATAGATATGCAGCTGCCGGTGAGAATATGTCTCTTCCGTGGAATGTTGTAGAATAGTTTTTTCTAAAGAAATATTTTTCGTTGCTAATTTCCACAAGTTTGTCTATTCCATATTCCTGAGCTACTAATGTGAGTAATCCGTTGTCCGGTGCTACAAAGTAATAGTTTCTTTCTTTTGTTTTCATGATTACCGGTTTTCTGCTGCCGCCAACGCCAGCATCTATTACACAGAGAAATATTGTTCCTTCAGGAAAATCTCCGGCAAATCTATGTAAGATATGAGCATTTACTTTTGGATCGAATTTTTTTGTGTCATGCAAAACATCTATTATTTCCGCTTTTCTGTTTATTGTTTTTATTACGCCTTTGCACACTCCCACGTAATAACTGTCATTTCCCCAATCTGTAAAAAAGGCTATCATTATTAGATTCCTCCCCCTAAGCCAAACTCCCTTCTATTTCCAATGCTTAATAATTTTGAATCTCCCTCTGTTGATTTAAGTCTTATTGTTTTGTGTTGTAAATCGTGGAATGTTGTTATTCTTCTTATTGTTCTTGTTTTGGTTCTCATTACTATACTTTCTGTTATGGCTTTTCCTTTGTGGAATTTTACTCCTTTTAGGAATTCGCCATTTGTAACGCCTGTTGCTGAGAATATTACATTTTCTCCACCTGCAAGGTCTTCGGTAAAGTAGACTTTTTCAAGATCCCAGCCTTCTTCTATTAATTTTTCTTTTTCTTCTTCTGTTTGTGGCCAGAGTTGTACCTGCAATTCACCGCCTAATGTTCTTAATGCACCTGCTGCAAGTACTGCTTCTGGGGAACCACCTATACCGATATAGATATCAACGCCGCTTTCTGGCATTGCTGTTGCTATTGCTGCTGCAATATCGCCATCGCCTATTAATTTTATTCTTGCCCCAACTTCCCTTATTTCTTCAATTATTTTTTTGTGCCTGTCTCTGTTTAAGACTACTACTGTTATTTCGCTTACAGGCACTTTTAATGCTGCTGCTGCTACTCTTAAATTTTCTCTAATTGAACTTCTAATGTCAAGAATTCCTTTTAATTCTGGTCCTACTGCTAATTTGTATGAATAGAATGTTGGGAGATACGCTAATTTTCCCTTTTCAGCAAGAAGCATTACACTTATTGCGTTTGGAAGACCGTATGCTACAAGTCGTGTTCCGTCTATTGGGTCTACTGCTATATCAAATTCTTCATCGTCTTCATTCCATGTTCCAACTTTTTCACCAATGTAAAGCATAGGAGCTTCGTCTTTTTCACCTTCTCCGATTATAACGGTTCCTTTTATTTCTATGTAATCGAGCATTCCTCTCATTGCGTCAACTGCAGCCTGATCTACTGCGTTTTTGTCTCCTCTACCGAGGTATAAACTGCTGGTTAATGCTGCTGCTTCTGTTACTCTTACGAGGTCTAGTGTTATTTCTCTGTCGAAATTGTTTTCTGGCAACGCAATTCCCCCTTTTCTCTTTGTTATTTTAATTATACTAAATTTTGCAAAATTTTAAAACTTTGAATATTTGTTGTATTTGTTGAATAATTGTTTTTAGCGATTGTGAAACTGATTAAAAGAGAGTATATTCAGTGAGGTAATACAATACGAAGATATTTAAATTTTATCTTAGAAAATAGAAATAATAATATTCGCTCAACAGGTAGAAAATTCTAATCCTCAAAAATTTTCTTTGAAAGTAGAAAAATAATATTCTCTCAGACAGCAAGAATTTCTGATCCTTGCTCCATTTGAAAATTCGGGCACACTCAGATTCCCCTTCCCTGGGGAAGCTTCGCTTTTCGAAACATCCTGTTTCTCCAACCCGAATTTTCTGCATTCCGCTGCGGGAAATTCTTAGTCTTCGTTCATATTATTTTTCTACTTTCTTCTATACAACAGATAATTTATGAGTTTTTATTTTTTCAATCATCATTGTTTCTCCTTGGAAATTTTCAAGCCTTCGCTCACATTATTATTTCTATTTTCTTTTATTTTTTCCATTCTAAACAATTATTCATAATTTTTGGGGTTATTCCCCCGGGAAAATTGATGAGCATTGCTAACTATTTGGTTTGGGTTTTGCTTTTTTGCAATAGGTATGATAAAATTTAAATAGAAAATATAATATCGGAGGTGTGGACGGCGATGGAATTAAAGGATTTAAAGGAAAAATTAACCAGAAAAAAGGTTTCTGTGTGGGAAAAAAGGGATAGAAAGGTTATAGATGAGTATTCAAAGGGTTATAAGAAGTTTATAGACTATGCAAAGACAGAAAGAAGAGCTGTTGAATATGCTGTTAAGGAACTTGAAAAAGAAGGATTTAAACCTCTTTCTTATTATCTTGAAAAAGGTAAAATAGAAGATGGCGATAAGGTTTATTATGTTAATAATTTTAAATCATTGTTTGCCATAAAGATTAAAGGAGATTTGACTAATGGTATAAATATTGTAGGAGCGCATGTTGATGCTCCAAGATTGGATTTAAAACCTGAGCCAATTGTTGAAGACAGCGGCGTTGCTATGGCTAAAACTCATTACTATGGCGGAGTTAAAAAATACCAATGGTTGAATATTCCTCTTGAATTACATGGTGTTGTTATTAAAAATGATGGAACTAAAGTTAATGTTTCTATTGGAGATTCAGAAGATGACCCTGTTTTTGTTATTTCAGACCTTTTACCTCATTTAGATAGGAGAAAAGGTGATGTTGCAGAAGTATTTAAAGGAGAAGCTTTAAACTTATTATTAGGAACAATTTCTATTTCATATGATGAAGAAATAAAGGATTCTGTAAAATTAAATGTACTTAATATATTATATGAAAAATATGGTATTGTGGAAGAAGATTTTATTTCTGCTGAACTTGAGGTTGTTCCTTCATTACCAGCAAGAGATGTTGGTCTTGATAGATCATTGATAGCAGCATATGGCCATGATGATAGAATTTGTTCATATACAGGTTTAACTGCATTAATTGAAGCTGAACCAGAAAATAAGAGTGCTGCTTTGTTATTAACAGATAAGGAAGAGATCGGTAGTGACGGAAATACCGGCGCAAAACATCATTTCTGGATTACTGTAATGAAGAAGTTATTAAAATTACAGGGAAGCACTAATATTGAACTTGATATAGACGATTTATTATTAAATTCCACATTATTGTCAGCAGATGTTTCAGCTGCATATGATCCAAACTTTAAGGATGTTCATGATCCAGCAAATGCTCCAAGATTAGGTTATGGCGTGGCTATTTCTAAATATACTGGTGCAAGAGGTAAGGCTGCAACAAATGATGCAAATGCTGAATTCTTTGGAAAATTAAGAAAGGTATTTAATGAAAATGGTGTTATCTGGCAATCTGGTGAATTGGGTAAGGTTGACCAGGGTGGTGGAGGAACTATTGCTAAGTTCTTCGCCGAAAAAGGTTTAAATGTTATTGATGCCGGAGTTGCATTATATGGAATGCATTCACCATATGAAATTGCTTCAAAAGGCGATTTATATGAAACATATTATGCTTACAAGGTGTATTTGAATAAAATGTAGGGAGTGAAAATTTGAAGGTTTTTGCCGGTAGCCCTATACATTTAATGGAATTTGAAAATGATAATATAAATATTAATATTACAACCCACTCATGGTCCTTTTTGGGCCAGAGTGGTTTTTCTGTTATTTTGAATAAGGATAGTTTAACGATGTATAATGGGCTGGTGGAAGATACTGTTGTTTCTTTTGAAAGAAGAATGATAAATATTGAAGATAAGAGCAGAATTATGTTTATGCTTCAACAGGAAGGTTTTAAATTTGAAAATTATTTTTATGCCAAAATTCAAAAGAGTGATTTAATTGTTTTGCGAGTTGATTTGTTGAATAAATCTTCCTATGATTATTTATTAAATATCATTTTATCTAATATGTTTCTGGTGAAAATTCCCGTGTTATTTTTTAAGGTTTATAATGATTCACATGAGATTTCGTATTTTTATCCTGATAAAAAGGATTACGTTATTTTCAAGGATTCACCTTATGCGTATTTTAATGTGGTTGAGAAAAACGAGCATGTTATTATGCTTCATGGAAAATACAGAGATAAAGTAAAGAATAAGCTGGTTTCTTTTTTGAAAAAAGTTGGTGATTTTAAATGAAAAAGATTCTTGACTTTATTTCAAAGAAGATTTTGTTTGAAAATTTAAAACGTATTTTTTATTCTATTCCTTCAAAAAAAGGATATGCAGATAATAAGAAGTTTTATGTTATAAACTTTGGGTTTGTTCATTTTGGTTTTTTTAAACTGGGTGGATATATTCATTTAATGGAACAGTTTAAAGATGTTCAAAAGTTTAATAATAAGATTGGGATTGTTTCTGTTAATAATATTTCAAAAACCGGAATTCGATATATTTCTGAAATTGCAGAGATTTTTGGAATACCATTGATTATGCGTTATGAAGGAAATTGTTATTATTTTAAAGAAAATACTATTACTCCGCTTGATAATGGAAGCACTTTTAGAATTAAGAACTTTAAGTTTTATTTTTTTAATCAATCAAGTGAATTTTTATTCCAGATTTTAGATTCTCGAATTGAAAATCCAGAATTTATTATTGTTGATAATTTTAATGCTAAAATACCAGATATTGAGCTAAATTCTTTATCTACTGTTATATCTTCATATCTTTTGTCTGTTGATCAATCTGTTTTGAAATTGTATAAACCTGAAAATAATAGAAGTTATGATTATAAATTAAGAGATCATTTTGTTTTAAAGTTTGATATGCAGATTCTTGAAAAATTGAAAAATGGAATTACTAAAATTGATCCCAGAAAGCTGGAAAATCTTGTGAAATATATATAACTCTGTTACTAAAAATTAAACTAAGTGTTGTTATATTTCATTTTTAATGTATTGACATTTTATGAAATTATAGTAAAATATAAAATGCGTATGCCATTTTGGTATGGCATTTTTTGTTATATAATAACAAAAAATAAACATATGAATGGAGGAAGAAAATGGAACCAGAAATATATGAGGATGAGTTAACGCTAGAAGATATTATCCATATTTTCAAAAAACGGTTTTGGTGGTTTTTTGCTACTGTCGTTGTAGTTGTTGCACTGACAATTGCTTATTTATTTGTGACCACTCCTATATACGAAGCCAATGTAACCTTAAAAATAGAATCCGGAAAAAGCAATTCCATTTCCGATCTTTTTTCTACACAACTTTCTTCTTCCAGACCGGAAATATCCACGGAAATCGAATTAATAAAAAGTAGAACCAATATTGAAAAGGTTATAGATGATCTCAATCTTATTGAATATTTCAGTAATAAATCAGAAGATAAAAAAGTAGAAATTACAAAGACTTCTGTTGTAAGAACTTTAAATAATATGATTTCTGTTTCACCTATAAAAGATACAAATATTGTAAAAATTTCTGTTCAAAGTGATGATCCGGAATTAGCAAAGGATATTGCCAATAAGCTCGCCGAAGTATATAATGAATTTTTAAAAACATTATCAAAAAATGAGTATACTGTAAAAAGAGAGTTTATTGAAGAACAAATTCCAAAAGTTGAAAAGGATTTAAAGGCTGCTGAGGAAAGAATTAGAAAATTCAAAGAGGAAAATCAGGTCTTTTTATTAGATGAAGAAGCAAAAAATATTTTATCCTTTACACTTGAATACGATAGACAAATTAATCAATATAGCCTTCAACTCGAAGAAACAAAATCAAAAATTAAAGCTTTTAATGACTTGTTAAAAAAACTAGATGAAAAGATTATTTCTTCAGAAACAATATCTACTAATCCGCTAGTTAGTCAGTTAAAATCCAAGCTTATAAATTACAGAGTTGAATTGGCTGGATTGGTTAATGTTTATTCCGAAACAGATCCAAAGGTTAAGGAATTAAAGGATAAAATAGCTGAAACAGAAAAACTTTTAAAAGATGAAGTTTCAAAGGTTGTTTCTTCTCAGGTTCAAACTGTTAATCCAGCGTATCAGGATATTTATTTGCAATTAATCGAAGCACAATATCAAGCAGAAGTTTTAAAAGCAACTATAACTGCTCTTCAAAAATTAAAAGATTCATATAATAGAAAGTTTTCAAGATTACCTCTCTTAGAACAACAATTATTGGAATTGGAAAGGGATATTAAAGTAAAAGAAAATCTATATACCCTTCTTCTTGAGAAATTGGAAGAAACAAGAATAGCAGAAGCAGGTGTAATTGGAACTGCAAAATTAATAGATTCCGCTATTGTTCCAGATAAACCTATAAAACCAAATAAAAAATTAACCGCTGCTATTGGGTTAGTTTTGGGATTTTTCCTTGGAATTTTGGTTATATTTATTATTGAATATGCCGATAAGAGTATTAAGGACGAAGAAGAAATTAAGAGAATGGCTAAAAATAAGATTATTCTTGGTAGAATTCCTACTTTTGAACAAAATAAAGAATTTGATAATCCGGAACTTATTGTTTTAAATTCGCCAACTTCACCTATTTCTGAATCTATTAAATTAACGGCAGCTAATATTAATTATTCAACTTCACCAGAACCAAAAGTAATTGCTATTACAAGTTCTGGACCAGGTGAAGGTAAAACTGTAAGTTCTGCTAATCTGGCTATTTCATATGCTCAAAATGGTTTAAAAACATTGTTAATCGATATTGACATGAGAAAGCCAAGAATTGAAAAGGCTTTAGGTTTAGAAAGATTTAATATTGGGCTTGTAAACCATATTTTAAAAGATGTTCCTATTGAAAGAATTACACAGAATTATATGGAAAATCTTGATATTATACCGGTTGGTCCTATTCCACCTAATCCAACAGCATTATTAACCTCGAAAAAGTTTAGAGAATTTTTTAATGTATTAAGGCAAAAATATGACAAAATTATTATCGATTTGCCACCTATACTCGCGGCAGCTGATGCGCTTATTGTTTCAAAACATACTGATGGTCTAATTCTGGTTGTTAGAGCTGGAAAAACTCAGAAACATTCTTTAAAAGTTACACTTGAAAATATCACAACATCAGGAAATAATATTTTAGGTTTAATTATTAATGATATTAACGAAAAATCTTCAAATTATTACTATTATTATTACTATTATTATCAAGACGGTGAAAAAAAGAAAAGACGAAAGCATAAAAAGTAAGATTATACAAAGAAAAGGATGGGGAGCTATGAGTGAATATTTAGATGTTCATAATCATATATTATTTGGTGTAGACGATGGTATTAAAACAATAGAAGAATCTATTGAAACTCTAAAAAAATATAAAGAAAACGGAATAGATACTATATTCCTAACGCCGCATGTTGAGCATCCAACTGTAAAAACCGATATTAATAAGATTAAAGAAAATTTCGAGATTTTAAAGGATGCAACAAAAGATTTAAATATAAACCTTTTCCTTGGAAGCGAATTATATTTGCAGACTAATAAAAAACAACAATTTATTCCTTTAAAAGATTGGTTTATTTTAATTGAATTACCAACAACTCTTTATCCAATGTATTTACTCGATAGAATCTTCGATTTACAACTGGAAGGTTATGAAGTAATTTTAGCTCACGTGGAAAGATACCCGTGGTTACTGGATAATGAAAAGTTAATTGATAAATTAAAGACAATGAATGTATACTTTCAAATGAATTTAGAATCACTCCACGAAAAAAATTATTACATAAAAAATGATTTAATCGATTTTATCGCAACCGATTATCATGGAAAAAAAAGAAAACCTTTAGATTTATCACTATTTAAAAAGTTTGATTATATAGTAGAAAAAAGCAAAAAAATTTTGAAACTTTGATAACCTAAATTGAATGGAGGATTAAAATGGAGCCAAACAACAATCCAAATGTGCTTACTTTAGGCGATGTATTTAGAATCTTAAAAAGACGAAAAATTACATTTATAGTTGTTTTTTTAATAACCGTATTGCTTTCAATTGCATATATAAAAATTACACCAAAAGTTTATGAAGCATCTTTAACTTTTGAGATGAAAAATGTTTCAACTGCATCTTCCTTATTATCCCAATATGGTAGCCTAGCTTCCATGGTTGGAATTAATCTTGGAGGAAGCGGCGGAAGTTCCATTAATAACACAATAGAAAAAATGAAATCAGATAAAATTTTAACTCGGGTTATAGAAAAAAATAATTTAGTTGAATATTATAATTCAAACAAAAATCCTTCTTTAATTGATAAAATATTAGGTAGAGATAAAGAAATAAAATTAAGAGATATTATTGAAAGTTTAAAAAATGATATTTCAATAAATCAACAAAACGGCACATCATTTTTAAAAATTTCATATCAATCCACAAATCCAACCCTTGCAGCATCTATTGTCAAATCTCTATATACAGAATACTTAGATTATGATAAAGAAGAGTATTTTAAAGATTCAAATTCATATCTTTCAAATTTAAAAAAGCTTTATAATCCTATTGAGAAACAATATATGCAAATTCAAAAAAAAATCTTGGATTTTCAGGTAAATAACAAAATTTTAAATGAAGAATCTATAACTCCGTATATAGACCAATATTCCAAACTTTATTTTTCATTAATAGATATAGATTCACAGAAAAAGCAGCTTGAAGCAGGAATTAAATCCATTGAAGAGTCAATAACATCATTAAATCCTGAAATGAAGAAATTCTTTATCGAAAATACAGGAACTATTTCAACTTTAAAACAACAATTAATTAACTTAAAGATAGAATATGAAACATTAAAACTTACCTCTTCACAAAATCCAAAATTGTTGGAATTAGAATCAAAAATTAATGTTATTGAAAATAATTTAAAAAAACAAATAAATGATATTTTAAGCAATAATTTAAAATTCTTAGCAACCACAGATCCAGAAACATATAAAGAATACATATCCAAAAAGATCCAACTCGAGTTATTTGACGTAATGAAACAATCAACATTAGCTATACTCAACAAAATAGATTCAGATATAAAATCCAAATCTCCATTATTATATGAATATTTTCAATTAAAAAAGAATTCTAAAATATTGGAAGAAAAATTTACCAGATTAAAAACATTAATAGAAACAGAAGAATTAAAACAACAATTTTATAAACCATCATTAAGTATTATTAATGATGTTTATATTCCTTACAAATCAATTAAACCGAATAAGAAAATAATCTTCTTAGGAGGAATATTCTTAGGATTTTTCTTAGCAATATTTTCAAGTTTTATAAAAGACGCTAAAGACCATACAATTAAAGATATATATGAATTTATAAGATATATAAAAAATCCAGAATTTATAATCACTAAATCAAATTATAAAAACGAAATCAAGAAAATAGCAAACTACATATATATAAATGAATATTACAAAGCAAAAATAGGATTTACATCTGTAGATTATGATGATTTCACTGAAATTGTAGAACAAATTAAAAATAGGTTGAAAAAATTATCTGGGGAAAAAGAGATTGATATATCAATTCTTCCAGAAATAGACAATCCTGACTTTATTTTACATGAAAATGAAATTGAACATCTTTTTATTTTCATAGTAAAAGGATATTCTTCTTTGGAAAATATTGAAAAATATAAAGAGGTATTAAAAGAAAATCATATTATCTACGTAGAAAATGTTTAATATTTCTTTTGTAATTAAAAAGTTGTTGATATATTAATCAGTTGTTAAAAAACAAAAAAAAGATTGTGTATTTATTGAAATTCAGAAATAAACATGGTAAAATAAATTTGCGGAGTTAAAAACTCCGCAAATTTCTATGAAATAACGTCAATATAAAATTCATAAAGTATTGTTATTATGGTATAATATATATATACAAAATATATACTAAAAAGGTGGTACCCGATGAAAAAATTACCTAAGATCATTGATATTTTAATTCTCTTTTTAATTAATGTTTTTCTATTGAAATACTCATATTTCTTCTCCGCATTTATATCCCTTTTCCTATTTTTAGGCTTCTATGCATTTAGAACCTATGAATTGGATACAATGAATTCTTTAAATGAATCTATAATAAGAATATTTTCCGGATTCATGATGGGTTCTATGATGCTTCTTGTATTCTACCCTTTTTTTGAAAATCAAATGTGCAGATATACATTTATTTATAACCTTCTTTTTTCAATCGTTATTTTTCCTTTAATACATAAAATTGAATATATACTATATGAAAAACATGTTTCGCCGAAAAAATACCTCGTTATCGGAAAAAAGAATGAAATAGGGCATATATTAGACGAAATCCAGCAAAAAACATTAAACAAATTACAATTTATAGATTACATAAATCCATCTCCGATAAAGTTAGAAGAGTTAGTAAATGACGGGTTCTCAAAAAAGGAAAAAAGTCGAATAGAAAAGATAATAAATTTCACGTATAGAAATAACCAAACAAAATATGATGCAATAATTGTTACTGACCCTAAATTAGAAAAAATAGTAAAAGACAAATTGGAAGAATATAAAAAAGCCGGAATTCCTATAGAATATTTGCCAAACATAGCAGAAAAATATTTAAAAAGAATTCCTTTAGAAGTGATAGAGCGCTTTGAATATTATTACTCTGTTATTTTCGATGAAGAAAAAGAGTCCCCAGCAAAGAGAATTGTTGATGTAACCTTTGGAATAATGTTATCTATATTATTTTTCCCAATAAATTTAATTTTTTCAATTTTAATATTTTTAGAGGATGGAAGACCTATAATCTTCAAACAAGAACGCGTTGGAAAAAATGAAAAAATATTTATTCTAAAAAAACTTAGATCATTAAAAAACACAAAGATAGATCCAGATAATCCAAATAAAAAAATTGATCAAAGCGTATTAAAAGTTGGGAAAATAATAAGAAAATTTAGAATAGATGAATCGATGCAGTTTATAAATGTAATCCAGGGAACAATGAGTCTAGTTGGTCCTAGACCAGAAATGATAGAATTTCACGAAAAAATGAAGAAACAAATACCGTATTATTTATATAGACTAAAAACAAATCCTGGAATAACAGGTTGGGCACAAATAAATTATAAACATACAACCACTTTGGAAGATTATATTAAAAAAACAGAATATGACCTTTATTATATAAAAAACAGAAGCTCATTATTAGACTTTAGGATTATGTTATTAACACTTGAAACTATGTTAGGAATGAGAGGGGCAAGATGAAAGAAAAACATAAAAAAAAGGTTTTAATATTTACTGATATAAGAAGTAAAAATAAAGAATTAGATGTTATTATTCCAACATATAATTCCCAAAAGACTATAATAAGGACACTAAAAAGCTTAGATTATACCGTTATAAAAAATATTATTATTATAGATGATAATTCCTCTGATAATACATATGAAATAATAAAATCCTTTTTTAAAAATATTAAATGGAAGATGGTTAAAAAAGAAAAAATAAATGCCAAGAAAGGAGTTGCTTCTTCAAGAAATATAGGAATGAATCTTGCATCTGCTAAATATGTACATTTTCTTGATTCTGATGATTGGTTAGAAAATAATATGCAAAAAATAATGTTAAAAAAGATAAAAGAAACCAAAAGTGATATAGTATTTTGTGGTTTCAAACGAATATCAGAGAAAGGAAAAATATTATGGAATTATGAAGAAAGTTATTCATATTTTGAAGGTATTAAAAATGGAAAAGATGTTGTGAAAGATTTTTTGTTGTCTAAAATTTGGCTACATACTATT
This is a stretch of genomic DNA from Marinitoga piezophila KA3. It encodes these proteins:
- a CDS encoding type II toxin-antitoxin system YafQ family toxin; translation: MYEIVFTDSYVKRAKKFFKKHSDLISRYEKVLRLMEYNPFHPSLRLHKLEGKLSHFYSVSINMNYRIIIELIIDNEKIILINIGSHDEIY
- a CDS encoding sensor histidine kinase, with amino-acid sequence MAYWYLIPISFFALYVLIAIFVEKRLLRILHKGNAYNYKNYNLQYSGIFRELDEMVRTYSILLTKEREGLKEYYDKFNAIFDTMGAGILVFDNEAILQKTNLKAREIFHSVTLKYGMPLSKILIKSGIKIPAITGIYDVYSKKLKKNLQIIVSKKNNFIILVINDITDYKKMKKTLEDSRHFARLGEILADASHGLKTPIARLKMVFQMYEITKDEKYLKKLENEINNIQNIIKETLELFKMEEVIEEININKIIKDTLKIFQNTYPEITFTIKEKADIYIQSDIALFKSAVANIIQNSVDAVLMKKSKKNITVGIYEKKDGYKLLFCDNGIGMTEEEKARFLKPFFTTKENGTGLGSIFLERFIIFQNAQLSVNSLKGRGTIIKLFFLKK
- a CDS encoding SAM hydrolase/SAM-dependent halogenase family protein — its product is MIAFFTDWGNDSYYVGVCKGVIKTINRKAEIIDVLHDTKKFDPKVNAHILHRFAGDFPEGTIFLCVIDAGVGGSRKPVIMKTKERNYYFVAPDNGLLTLVAQEYGIDKLVEISNEKYFFRKNYSTTFHGRDIFSPAAAYLSKGVPIEEFGPELEDINLFRYKKPEIKNDYLEGEIVFWDTFGNVQTNIPAEMGDTLFKKDDKIIIQIEDQKFEAYYERVFSDVLPGELLIHPESSGHLEIAINQGNAKEYMKLDTEGVEITLKRKEE
- the glpX gene encoding class II fructose-bisphosphatase; this translates as MPENNFDREITLDLVRVTEAAALTSSLYLGRGDKNAVDQAAVDAMRGMLDYIEIKGTVIIGEGEKDEAPMLYIGEKVGTWNEDDEEFDIAVDPIDGTRLVAYGLPNAISVMLLAEKGKLAYLPTFYSYKLAVGPELKGILDIRSSIRENLRVAAAALKVPVSEITVVVLNRDRHKKIIEEIREVGARIKLIGDGDIAAAIATAMPESGVDIYIGIGGSPEAVLAAGALRTLGGELQVQLWPQTEEEKEKLIEEGWDLEKVYFTEDLAGGENVIFSATGVTNGEFLKGVKFHKGKAITESIVMRTKTRTIRRITTFHDLQHKTIRLKSTEGDSKLLSIGNRREFGLGGGI
- a CDS encoding aminopeptidase — encoded protein: MELKDLKEKLTRKKVSVWEKRDRKVIDEYSKGYKKFIDYAKTERRAVEYAVKELEKEGFKPLSYYLEKGKIEDGDKVYYVNNFKSLFAIKIKGDLTNGINIVGAHVDAPRLDLKPEPIVEDSGVAMAKTHYYGGVKKYQWLNIPLELHGVVIKNDGTKVNVSIGDSEDDPVFVISDLLPHLDRRKGDVAEVFKGEALNLLLGTISISYDEEIKDSVKLNVLNILYEKYGIVEEDFISAELEVVPSLPARDVGLDRSLIAAYGHDDRICSYTGLTALIEAEPENKSAALLLTDKEEIGSDGNTGAKHHFWITVMKKLLKLQGSTNIELDIDDLLLNSTLLSADVSAAYDPNFKDVHDPANAPRLGYGVAISKYTGARGKAATNDANAEFFGKLRKVFNENGVIWQSGELGKVDQGGGGTIAKFFAEKGLNVIDAGVALYGMHSPYEIASKGDLYETYYAYKVYLNKM